Proteins from a single region of Lachnospiraceae bacterium:
- a CDS encoding DNA-directed RNA polymerase subunit beta, with translation MEKNRIHPQPYGDRVRMSFAREKEVLQMPNLLDVQKDSYQQFISEGLKEVFEDINPITDFGGNLSLEFIDFNLNSEPKYTIQEAKERDATYSAPLKVTVRLTNEETKEKQEHEIFMGDFPLMTETGTFVLNGAERVIVSQLVRSPGIYYAKSIDKTGKPLFSATVIPNRGAWLEYETDSNDIFHVRVDRTRKIPVTVLIRALGVGTDAEIMELFGENPKLLATIERDNAKSVEEGLIEIYKRIRPGEPPTVESSKSLLYSMFYDDKRYNLAHVGRYKFNKKLAFRNRIAGLALAEAVVDHSTGEVLAEEGTVLTRDLCQQIQNAGVSYVWVQKDDQKVKVLSNLAVDIHAHLDISEEKLHECGITEDVFYPVLEEILEKDLEGEELWEMLKKRSYDLVPRHITFEDIMASINYNLNLEYEIGNVDDIDHLGNRRIRCVGELLQNQFRIGLARLERVVRERMTTQDLEEVTPQSLINIRPVTAAIKEFFGSSQLSQFMDQNNPLAELTHKRRLSALGPGGLSRDRAGFEVRDVHHSHYGRMCPIETPEGPNIGLINSLATYARINRYGFIETPYRIIDKSSGTPVVTNEVRYITADEEENYKIAQANEKLDDQGHFMRDRITGRFRDDNIEMDANEIDMMDVSPRQVFSVAASLVPFVENDEASRALMGSNMQRQAVPLLVTESPVVGTGMEYKTAMDSGSCVIAREDGMVEEVSSDRIVVRKDDGNIDEYDLLKFQRQNQSTCFNQRPIVDKGERIKAGQAIADGPSTEEGELSLGKNALIGFMNWEGYNYEDAVLLSERLVAEDVYTSVHIEEYETEARDTKLGPEEITRDIPNVGDDALKDLDERGIIRIGAEVHAGDILVGKVTPKGETELTAEERLLRAIFGEKAREVRDTSLRVPHGEEGIIVDVKTFTRENGDEMSPGVNETVRVYIAHKRKISVGDKMAGRHGNKGVVSRVLPVEDMPFLPNGRPLDIVLNPLGIPSRMNIGQVLEVHMGLACKALGFKIATPIFDGASEMDIMDMLELANDYVNTEWEEFQTKYQDTLDPEIMKYLEENLDHRAEWAGVPISRNGKLPLRDGRTGEQFDNHVTVGYMYYLKLHHLVDDKIHARSTGPYSLVTQQPLGGKAQFGGQRFGEMEVWALEAYGAAYTLQEILTVKSDDIVGRVKTYEAIVKGENIPEPGVPESFKVLLKELQSLGLDIRVLTEDAQEVEIHEDLGDEGEGVDVNMEGREDIQTGSVYYEDQPPMEEELIDTDEENEEDLDFEPDLEAGGYTVADIDTLDDPMFSEDL, from the coding sequence ATGGAAAAAAACCGTATCCATCCACAACCGTATGGAGACCGTGTGAGAATGTCCTTTGCCAGAGAGAAGGAAGTTCTGCAGATGCCCAATTTGTTGGACGTGCAGAAGGATTCTTATCAGCAGTTTATCAGCGAAGGCCTAAAAGAGGTATTCGAGGATATCAATCCGATCACGGACTTTGGCGGCAATTTGTCTTTGGAATTTATTGATTTTAATTTAAATTCCGAACCCAAATATACGATACAAGAAGCAAAAGAACGGGATGCTACTTATTCAGCACCTTTAAAGGTGACGGTTCGTTTGACCAATGAAGAGACAAAGGAAAAGCAAGAGCACGAGATCTTTATGGGCGACTTTCCGCTTATGACAGAAACGGGCACCTTTGTTTTGAATGGTGCTGAGCGTGTAATTGTCAGTCAATTAGTGCGTTCCCCTGGCATTTACTATGCAAAATCAATTGATAAAACAGGAAAGCCCTTGTTTTCGGCAACGGTAATTCCCAATCGCGGCGCATGGCTTGAATATGAGACGGACTCTAACGATATTTTTCATGTGCGTGTTGACCGTACCCGAAAAATTCCGGTAACAGTGCTGATTCGTGCGCTGGGCGTAGGGACGGATGCGGAGATCATGGAGCTTTTTGGTGAAAATCCAAAGCTATTGGCTACGATTGAACGGGATAATGCTAAAAGCGTAGAAGAGGGCTTGATTGAGATTTACAAAAGAATTCGTCCCGGAGAGCCTCCTACTGTAGAAAGCTCTAAGAGTCTTTTGTATTCTATGTTTTATGATGATAAGCGTTACAATCTGGCACATGTGGGCCGGTATAAGTTTAATAAAAAGTTAGCGTTTCGCAATCGTATAGCAGGCCTTGCGTTAGCAGAAGCAGTGGTAGACCATTCTACCGGAGAAGTGCTGGCAGAAGAGGGGACTGTTTTAACGAGGGATCTGTGCCAGCAGATTCAAAATGCCGGCGTCTCCTATGTGTGGGTGCAGAAGGATGACCAGAAGGTTAAGGTATTAAGCAATTTAGCTGTGGATATCCATGCCCATTTGGACATTTCAGAAGAAAAGCTGCATGAGTGCGGTATTACGGAGGATGTTTTCTATCCAGTGCTGGAAGAAATTCTGGAAAAGGATTTAGAGGGAGAAGAGTTGTGGGAGATGCTCAAAAAGCGTTCCTATGATTTGGTTCCTCGTCATATTACCTTTGAGGATATTATGGCATCCATCAACTATAATCTGAATCTGGAATATGAGATCGGCAACGTAGATGATATCGACCATTTAGGAAACAGACGGATCCGCTGCGTAGGAGAATTGCTGCAGAATCAGTTCCGGATTGGTCTGGCCCGTTTAGAGCGTGTCGTACGTGAGCGTATGACGACACAGGATCTGGAAGAGGTCACTCCTCAGAGCTTGATCAATATCCGTCCTGTAACCGCAGCGATCAAAGAGTTTTTTGGCAGTTCACAGCTTTCACAGTTTATGGATCAAAACAATCCGTTAGCAGAGCTTACGCATAAACGGCGTCTGTCCGCACTGGGTCCGGGCGGTCTGTCGCGTGACCGGGCAGGCTTTGAAGTGCGTGATGTACATCATTCGCACTATGGACGCATGTGTCCGATTGAGACTCCTGAGGGTCCCAATATCGGTCTGATCAACTCTCTGGCCACGTATGCGCGGATCAATCGGTACGGATTTATCGAAACGCCCTATCGAATTATCGACAAATCCTCGGGAACGCCTGTTGTGACAAACGAGGTTCGCTATATCACGGCGGATGAAGAGGAAAATTATAAAATTGCACAGGCAAATGAGAAGCTGGACGATCAGGGGCATTTCATGCGCGATCGTATCACCGGTCGTTTTAGAGATGATAATATCGAAATGGATGCCAACGAAATTGATATGATGGACGTATCACCTCGTCAGGTATTTTCGGTGGCGGCTTCTTTGGTTCCTTTTGTGGAAAATGATGAGGCTTCTCGTGCCCTTATGGGATCCAACATGCAGCGCCAGGCCGTGCCGCTTCTCGTTACGGAATCGCCGGTCGTAGGCACTGGTATGGAATATAAAACAGCGATGGATTCGGGTTCTTGCGTCATTGCCAGAGAAGACGGTATGGTAGAAGAGGTTTCCTCAGACCGTATCGTTGTACGTAAGGATGACGGCAATATTGATGAGTATGATCTGCTTAAGTTCCAGCGTCAGAATCAGAGTACCTGCTTCAACCAGCGTCCCATTGTGGATAAAGGAGAGCGCATCAAGGCTGGTCAGGCCATCGCAGACGGTCCTTCCACAGAAGAGGGAGAGCTGTCGCTGGGTAAAAATGCACTGATTGGCTTTATGAACTGGGAAGGCTATAACTATGAGGATGCGGTTCTGCTGAGTGAACGTCTGGTGGCAGAGGATGTATATACCTCCGTGCATATTGAGGAGTACGAGACCGAAGCGCGGGATACGAAGCTGGGACCGGAAGAAATTACAAGAGACATCCCCAATGTGGGTGACGATGCACTTAAGGATCTGGATGAACGTGGCATTATCCGTATTGGAGCCGAGGTACATGCAGGTGACATTTTAGTTGGTAAGGTAACGCCTAAAGGCGAAACAGAGCTCACGGCTGAAGAAAGACTGCTGCGTGCCATTTTCGGAGAAAAGGCCCGCGAGGTACGGGATACTTCTCTGCGCGTACCGCATGGAGAAGAGGGTATTATCGTTGACGTAAAAACCTTTACTCGTGAGAACGGAGATGAAATGTCGCCGGGCGTGAACGAAACCGTACGCGTATATATCGCTCATAAGCGTAAGATATCCGTTGGTGATAAGATGGCTGGCCGCCATGGTAACAAAGGTGTTGTTTCCCGGGTGCTGCCGGTAGAGGATATGCCGTTCCTGCCCAATGGCCGTCCGCTTGATATCGTGCTGAATCCGCTGGGTATTCCAAGCCGTATGAATATCGGACAGGTTTTAGAGGTTCATATGGGTCTCGCCTGCAAAGCGCTTGGATTCAAGATTGCCACTCCCATTTTCGACGGCGCCAGCGAGATGGATATCATGGATATGCTGGAACTGGCAAATGACTATGTCAATACTGAATGGGAAGAGTTCCAGACTAAGTATCAGGATACGCTTGATCCTGAGATTATGAAATATCTGGAAGAGAATCTGGATCATAGAGCAGAATGGGCCGGCGTGCCGATCAGCCGCAATGGCAAATTGCCGCTGCGCGACGGACGTACAGGAGAACAGTTTGATAATCATGTAACCGTTGGCTATATGTATTATCTGAAGCTGCATCATCTGGTAGATGATAAGATCCATGCTCGTTCTACAGGTCCTTATTCTCTGGTGACACAGCAGCCGCTGGGAGGTAAGGCGCAGTTTGGCGGTCAGCGTTTTGGAGAAATGGAAGTGTGGGCGCTGGAGGCTTATGGCGCTGCCTATACGCTGCAGGAGATTTTGACTGTCAAATCAGATGATATCGTAGGTCGTGTAAAGACCTATGAAGCCATTGTAAAGGGTGAAAATATTCCCGAGCCGGGCGTTCCGGAATCCTTTAAGGTGCTGCTCAAGGAGCTGCAGTCTCTTGGTCTGGACATTCGTGTGCTTACAGAGGATGCACAGGAAGTAGAGATTCACGAGGATCTGGGCGACGAAGGAGAAGGCGTTGATGTAAATATGGAGGGCCGCGAGGATATCCAGACGGGCTCTGTGTATTATGAAGATCAGCCGCCGATGGAAGAAGAGCTGATTGATACAGACGAAGAAAATGAAGAAGATTTGGATTTCGAGCCGGATCTTGAGGCAGGCGGTTATACAGTGGCCGATATTGATACTTTAGATGATCCTATGTTTAGCGAAGACCTATAA
- the rpoC gene encoding DNA-directed RNA polymerase subunit beta': MAVKTTHQSIQFDAIKIGLASPEKIREWSHGEVKKPETINYRTLKPERDGLFCERIFGPTKDWECHCGKYKRIRYKGVICDRCGVEVTKAKVRRERMGHIELAAPVSHIWYFKGIPSRMGLILDIPPRALEKVLYFASYIVLDGGDTGLLYKQLLTEREYRDAQEKFGDGFRAGMGAEAIKELLEAIDLEKQTAELKEELVNASGQKRLRIIKRLEVVEAFMQSGNRPEWMVMDVVPVIPPDIRAMVQLDGGRFATSDLNDLYRRVINRNNRLRRLLSLGAPDIIVRNEKRMLQEAVDALIDNGRRGRPVTGPGNRALKSLSDMLRGKQGRFRQNLLGKRVDYSGRSVIVVGPELKFYQCGLPKEMAIELFKPFVMKKLVEKELAHNIKSAKRMVERLKVEVWDVLEEVIREHPVMLNRAPTLHRLGIQAFEPVLVEGKAIKLHPLVCVPFNADFDGDQMAVHVPLSVEAQAECRFMLLSTNNLLKPSDGGPVTVPAQDMVLGMYYLTMQRPDHLTDEQKNQLRLFKDENEAILAEANGELTLHTPIRVRRTVEVNGKKVSGLAETTVGRIILNEKLPQDLGFVDRDPNQPETFLPYEINFLVGKKQLGKILQKCIDVHGITFTVSVLDNLKSLGFKYSTLGAITVSASDVVIPSEKKDMIAKAEKEVAKILSMFKRGLFTNEERHKRIIETWTNTIRDITDLLLPSLGEDNNIYMMIDSGARGSIDQLKQLAAMRGLMASPNGEVIELPIKSCLLEGLDVLEYFISAHGTRKGLADTALRTADSGYLTRRLVDVSQNMIVRAEDCCEGEEEVRGMWVSAYKDGDEMIEPLEERIRGRWSIDEIRHPETGEVIVPADSLIGPIQATKVVEAGIEKVYIRTMLTCKQKLGVCAKCYGADMSTGLPVRMGEAVGIIAAQAIGEPGTQLTMRTFHTGGIATGDDITQGLPRVQELFEARKPKGLAVIAEFGGLVQENITRKKREIIITDQESKESKNYLIPYGARLKVKDGQVIEAGDELTEGSVNPHDILKIKGLLAVQDYLIQEVQRVYRLQGVDINDKHVEIIVRQMLRRVRIEDNGSTDMLPGSLVDVLEFDEKNAAAEENGLEPAVGERVLLGITKASLATDSFLSAASFQETTRVLTEAAIKGKVDPLIGLKENVIIGKLIPAGTGMSQYQRAEYELDGLPPAEIQKIADEAAKADAESLAMAYEEEEPALYQDALEDDLSALLDDVLETAASEEDLPEENE; the protein is encoded by the coding sequence ATGGCTGTAAAAACCACACATCAATCCATACAGTTTGATGCGATTAAAATTGGTCTTGCTTCACCGGAAAAGATCAGAGAATGGTCCCATGGTGAAGTCAAGAAGCCGGAAACAATCAACTATAGAACCTTGAAACCGGAGAGAGATGGTCTTTTCTGTGAGCGCATTTTCGGACCGACAAAGGACTGGGAATGTCACTGCGGAAAATACAAACGGATTCGGTATAAAGGTGTGATTTGCGATCGCTGCGGTGTGGAAGTGACCAAAGCGAAGGTGCGTCGTGAACGGATGGGCCATATTGAGCTGGCAGCGCCGGTATCTCATATTTGGTATTTTAAAGGAATTCCCAGCCGGATGGGTCTGATTTTGGATATTCCGCCCCGTGCGCTGGAAAAGGTACTGTATTTTGCCTCCTACATTGTGCTGGACGGCGGCGATACAGGGCTTCTTTACAAGCAGCTTTTAACTGAGCGTGAGTACAGGGATGCGCAGGAAAAGTTTGGAGATGGGTTCCGGGCCGGTATGGGAGCGGAAGCTATTAAGGAGCTATTAGAAGCCATTGATTTGGAGAAACAGACGGCAGAGCTAAAAGAAGAGCTTGTAAACGCATCCGGACAGAAGCGGCTGCGGATTATTAAGCGCCTGGAGGTTGTAGAGGCATTCATGCAGTCAGGAAACCGTCCTGAGTGGATGGTGATGGATGTAGTGCCTGTTATTCCTCCGGATATTCGTGCGATGGTGCAGCTGGACGGCGGCCGCTTTGCTACCTCCGATCTGAATGACCTGTACCGAAGGGTGATCAATCGAAACAATCGTCTGCGCCGCTTGCTGAGTCTGGGAGCGCCGGATATTATCGTACGTAATGAAAAGAGAATGCTGCAGGAAGCGGTGGATGCCCTGATCGACAACGGCAGACGCGGCCGTCCTGTGACTGGCCCGGGTAACCGCGCTCTCAAATCTCTGTCTGATATGCTGCGCGGTAAGCAGGGGCGTTTCCGTCAGAATCTATTAGGAAAGCGTGTTGACTATTCCGGACGTTCGGTTATTGTGGTAGGACCTGAGCTTAAGTTCTATCAATGCGGCTTGCCGAAAGAAATGGCAATTGAGCTGTTTAAACCGTTTGTGATGAAAAAGCTGGTAGAAAAAGAGCTGGCTCATAATATCAAATCTGCAAAAAGAATGGTAGAGCGCCTCAAGGTTGAGGTGTGGGACGTGTTAGAAGAGGTAATCAGAGAGCATCCGGTTATGCTAAATCGTGCTCCTACACTGCACCGCTTGGGCATACAGGCCTTTGAGCCGGTACTGGTAGAAGGTAAGGCGATTAAGCTGCACCCGTTGGTATGCGTACCCTTTAATGCTGACTTTGATGGAGACCAGATGGCTGTGCATGTGCCGCTTTCAGTAGAGGCTCAGGCAGAATGCCGGTTTATGCTGCTTTCTACCAACAATCTGTTAAAGCCCTCGGATGGCGGCCCGGTTACAGTTCCGGCACAGGATATGGTACTGGGAATGTACTATCTGACGATGCAGAGACCGGATCATTTAACAGATGAGCAAAAGAATCAGCTGAGATTGTTTAAAGATGAGAACGAGGCCATTCTGGCAGAAGCGAACGGAGAGCTGACGCTGCATACGCCTATCCGCGTACGCCGTACGGTAGAGGTAAACGGTAAAAAGGTTTCAGGCTTAGCGGAAACGACGGTAGGCCGTATCATCCTGAATGAAAAGCTGCCGCAGGATCTGGGGTTTGTTGACCGTGATCCCAATCAGCCGGAGACCTTCCTGCCCTATGAAATCAATTTCCTGGTCGGCAAAAAGCAGCTTGGAAAAATTCTTCAGAAATGTATTGACGTACACGGCATTACATTTACTGTCAGCGTACTTGACAATCTCAAATCCTTGGGCTTTAAATATTCTACGCTGGGTGCGATTACCGTATCCGCTTCGGATGTTGTGATCCCCAGTGAGAAAAAGGATATGATTGCAAAGGCAGAAAAGGAAGTTGCTAAGATCCTGAGTATGTTTAAGCGCGGTCTCTTTACTAATGAAGAGCGCCATAAACGTATTATTGAGACATGGACCAATACGATTCGGGATATTACCGATCTGCTGCTCCCGAGTCTTGGGGAAGACAACAACATTTATATGATGATCGATTCCGGAGCCCGTGGATCAATCGATCAGCTGAAGCAGCTTGCCGCGATGCGCGGCCTGATGGCAAGCCCGAACGGTGAAGTCATTGAGCTACCCATCAAATCCTGCCTGCTGGAAGGGCTGGATGTTCTGGAGTACTTTATTTCTGCACATGGTACCCGAAAGGGCTTGGCCGATACAGCGCTTCGTACCGCTGACTCTGGATATCTGACCAGACGTTTGGTGGATGTGTCCCAGAATATGATCGTGCGCGCTGAGGACTGCTGTGAGGGCGAAGAAGAAGTCCGCGGTATGTGGGTTTCTGCCTATAAAGACGGAGATGAGATGATCGAGCCGCTCGAGGAGCGAATCCGGGGACGTTGGTCGATTGATGAAATCCGTCATCCGGAGACAGGCGAGGTCATTGTGCCTGCCGACAGTCTCATTGGACCGATTCAGGCAACCAAGGTTGTGGAAGCCGGTATTGAGAAGGTTTATATCCGGACAATGCTGACCTGTAAGCAAAAGCTGGGAGTTTGTGCAAAATGCTATGGCGCTGATATGAGTACCGGACTTCCGGTTCGCATGGGAGAGGCTGTTGGCATTATCGCGGCTCAGGCTATCGGCGAGCCGGGAACGCAGCTGACAATGCGTACCTTCCATACGGGCGGTATTGCAACGGGCGATGATATCACACAGGGTCTTCCGCGTGTGCAGGAGCTGTTTGAAGCCAGAAAGCCAAAGGGCTTAGCAGTGATTGCCGAATTTGGCGGACTTGTTCAGGAGAATATTACGCGTAAGAAGCGGGAAATCATTATCACCGACCAGGAGAGCAAGGAGAGCAAAAATTACCTGATTCCGTACGGTGCGCGCCTGAAGGTGAAGGATGGTCAGGTGATCGAGGCTGGCGACGAGCTGACAGAGGGTTCTGTCAATCCGCATGACATTCTGAAAATCAAGGGACTGCTGGCTGTTCAGGATTATTTGATTCAGGAAGTACAGCGTGTATATCGTCTGCAGGGCGTGGATATCAATGACAAGCACGTGGAAATCATTGTGCGGCAGATGCTGCGCCGTGTCCGGATCGAGGACAACGGTTCTACGGATATGCTGCCTGGCTCTCTGGTGGATGTGCTGGAATTTGATGAGAAGAATGCAGCGGCTGAGGAAAATGGCTTAGAGCCCGCTGTTGGCGAAAGAGTTCTGCTGGGTATCACCAAGGCTTCTTTGGCTACCGATTCCTTCTTATCTGCTGCTTCTTTCCAGGAGACAACAAGAGTGCTTACAGAGGCCGCGATTAAAGGTAAGGTAGATCCGCTGATCGGACTTAAAGAAAACGTAATCATTGGTAAGCTGATTCCTGCCGGTACGGGTATGAGTCAGTACCAGAGAGCGGAGTACGAACTGGATGGACTGCCGCCGGCAGAAATTCAGAAAATTGCGGATGAGGCTGCCAAGGCAGATGCCGAGAGTCTGGCAATGGCATATGAAGAAGAGGAGCCGGCTCTGTATCAGGATGCGCTGGAGGATGATCTAAGCGCACTCTTAGATGATGTTTTAGAGACTGCTGCTTCAGAAGAAGATTTGCCGGAAGAAAACGAATAA
- the rpsL gene encoding 30S ribosomal protein S12 produces the protein MPTFNQLVRKGRQVSVKKSTAPALQRGWNSLQKKATDISSPQKRGVCTVVKTDTPKKPNSALRKIARVRLSNGVEVTAYIPGEGHNLQEHSVVLIRGGRVKDMPGVRYHIVRGVLDTAGVANRRQARSKYGAKRPKK, from the coding sequence ATGCCTACTTTTAACCAGTTGGTAAGAAAAGGAAGACAGGTTTCAGTAAAGAAATCTACTGCGCCTGCATTGCAGAGAGGATGGAATTCTCTTCAGAAGAAAGCCACTGATATTTCTTCTCCTCAGAAGCGTGGTGTTTGTACCGTAGTAAAGACGGATACACCTAAAAAGCCTAACTCTGCTCTTCGTAAGATCGCCCGTGTTCGCTTGAGCAACGGTGTGGAAGTTACCGCGTATATCCCTGGTGAAGGTCATAACCTGCAGGAGCACAGCGTTGTGCTGATCCGCGGCGGCCGTGTTAAGGATATGCCTGGTGTACGTTATCATATCGTGCGTGGCGTGCTGGATACGGCTGGAGTTGCTAACCGTCGTCAAGCTCGTTCTAAGTACGGTGCAAAACGCCCGAAAAAATAA
- the rpsG gene encoding 30S ribosomal protein S7 produces the protein MPRRGHIAHRDVLPDPIYGSKVVTKLINSIMLDGKKGVAQKIVYGAFNRIAAKTEKAPLEVFEAAMNNIMPVLEVKARRVGGSTYQVPMEVRVERRQTLGLRWLTTYSRARGEKTMEERLANEIMDAANNTGASVKKREDTHKMAEANKAFAHFRF, from the coding sequence GTGCCTAGAAGAGGACATATTGCCCACAGAGATGTACTGCCGGATCCGATTTACGGAAGCAAGGTAGTTACAAAACTGATCAATAGCATTATGCTGGACGGTAAGAAGGGTGTTGCCCAGAAGATCGTTTACGGCGCGTTCAACCGGATTGCAGCTAAAACAGAAAAGGCTCCGCTGGAGGTTTTCGAGGCTGCTATGAATAATATCATGCCGGTTTTGGAAGTAAAAGCAAGACGTGTAGGTGGTTCTACCTATCAGGTGCCTATGGAAGTGCGCGTAGAGCGCAGACAGACATTGGGTCTGAGATGGTTAACGACTTATTCCCGTGCTCGTGGTGAAAAAACCATGGAAGAGCGTCTGGCGAATGAGATTATGGATGCCGCTAATAACACGGGTGCTTCTGTGAAGAAGAGAGAAGATACCCATAAAATGGCAGAGGCTAACAAGGCTTTTGCGCATTTTCGGTTTTAA
- the fusA gene encoding elongation factor G: MAHIDAGKTTLTERILFYTGKTHKIGDTHEGTAQMDWMEQEQERGITITSAATTCFWKENRINIIDTPGHVDFTVEVERSLRVLDGAIGVFCAKGGVEPQSENVWRQADQYNVPRMAFVNKMDIMGANFYNAVQMMKDRLKANAVPMQLPIGKEDDFKGVVDLMTMKAFIYNDDLGEDISEVDIPADMAEQAEEYHVAMLEAICETDEELMMQYLDGEEISIPDLKAALRKAVCNVEIIPVFCGTAYRNKGVQKLLDAVVEYMPAPTDVPAIEGTKMDSEEKDVRHSSDEEPFSALAFKIMVDPFVGKLAFFRVYSGTVNAGSYVLNSTKNKKERMGRILQMHANKRQELDKVYSGDIAAAVGLKVTTTGDTLCDENHPIILESMVFPEPVISVAIEPKTKAGQEKMGVALAKLAEEDPTFRTHTDPDSGQTIIEGMGELHLEIIVDRLLREFKVEANVGAPQVAYKEALTKEVDVEGKFVRQSGGRGQYGHCKVRFVPMDPNGENLYEFVNAIVGGAIPKEYIPAVDEGIQEAMQSGSLAGYPVLGIKAECYDGSYHEVDSSEMAFHIAGSMAFKEAMKKGAPTLLEPLMRVDVTVPEEYMGDVIGDINSRRGRIEGMDNVNGTQVIHGFVPLSEMFGYATDLRSKTQGRGTYSMFFDHYEPVPKSVGEKILNERARD; the protein is encoded by the coding sequence ATGGCCCATATTGATGCGGGTAAGACCACACTGACGGAACGTATTTTGTTCTATACCGGTAAAACCCATAAGATCGGCGATACTCATGAGGGTACCGCACAGATGGACTGGATGGAGCAGGAGCAGGAGCGCGGTATCACGATTACCTCTGCTGCTACTACCTGTTTCTGGAAAGAAAATCGTATTAACATCATTGATACTCCCGGACACGTAGATTTTACGGTTGAGGTAGAACGGTCTCTGCGTGTGCTGGATGGTGCCATTGGCGTATTTTGCGCTAAGGGCGGCGTTGAGCCCCAGTCTGAGAATGTATGGCGCCAGGCTGATCAGTACAACGTACCCCGTATGGCATTTGTGAATAAGATGGACATCATGGGCGCCAATTTTTATAATGCGGTGCAGATGATGAAAGATCGTCTGAAGGCCAATGCAGTGCCGATGCAGCTGCCCATTGGCAAAGAAGATGATTTCAAAGGTGTGGTCGACCTGATGACCATGAAGGCCTTTATCTATAATGATGATTTAGGCGAAGATATTTCAGAAGTAGACATTCCGGCTGATATGGCAGAACAGGCAGAGGAATATCATGTTGCGATGCTTGAAGCAATCTGTGAGACAGATGAAGAGCTGATGATGCAGTATTTAGACGGTGAGGAGATTTCCATCCCTGATCTGAAGGCTGCGCTGCGCAAAGCCGTTTGTAACGTGGAAATCATCCCTGTTTTCTGCGGTACTGCATATCGCAATAAAGGTGTGCAGAAGCTTCTGGATGCCGTAGTAGAATATATGCCTGCTCCTACGGATGTACCGGCTATTGAAGGTACAAAGATGGACTCTGAGGAAAAGGACGTGCGTCATTCTTCTGACGAAGAGCCCTTCTCTGCGCTGGCATTTAAAATTATGGTAGATCCTTTTGTCGGAAAGCTGGCCTTCTTCCGCGTATATTCCGGTACTGTGAATGCTGGTTCTTATGTTTTGAATTCTACTAAGAATAAGAAAGAACGTATGGGCCGTATTTTGCAGATGCATGCCAATAAGAGACAGGAGCTGGATAAGGTTTATTCCGGAGATATTGCCGCGGCAGTAGGACTTAAGGTTACTACAACGGGCGATACACTTTGCGATGAAAATCATCCGATCATTCTGGAATCCATGGTATTCCCGGAACCGGTTATTTCCGTTGCCATTGAGCCCAAGACCAAAGCCGGTCAGGAAAAAATGGGTGTGGCACTGGCTAAACTGGCAGAAGAGGATCCGACATTCCGTACGCATACAGATCCGGACAGCGGACAGACCATTATTGAAGGTATGGGCGAGCTGCATCTGGAGATTATCGTAGACCGTCTGCTGCGTGAATTTAAGGTAGAGGCTAACGTAGGCGCTCCGCAGGTTGCTTATAAAGAGGCGCTGACAAAAGAGGTTGACGTGGAAGGAAAGTTTGTACGTCAGTCTGGCGGACGCGGTCAGTATGGACACTGTAAAGTTCGCTTTGTTCCGATGGATCCCAATGGCGAGAATTTGTATGAATTTGTTAATGCAATCGTCGGCGGTGCGATTCCGAAGGAATATATTCCGGCAGTTGATGAAGGTATTCAGGAAGCAATGCAGAGCGGCTCTTTAGCTGGATATCCGGTATTGGGTATTAAGGCAGAGTGCTACGATGGTTCTTACCATGAGGTTGACTCCTCTGAGATGGCTTTCCATATCGCTGGTTCTATGGCGTTTAAGGAAGCAATGAAGAAGGGAGCTCCTACCTTGCTTGAGCCGTTGATGCGTGTAGATGTTACTGTGCCTGAGGAGTATATGGGCGATGTAATCGGAGATATCAATTCACGCCGCGGTCGTATAGAGGGAATGGATAATGTGAATGGAACTCAGGTTATTCATGGCTTTGTTCCGCTTTCTGAAATGTTTGGATATGCGACAGATCTTCGTTCAAAGACACAGGGACGCGGTACGTATTCTATGTTCTTTGATCATTATGAGCCAGTTCCCAAGAGTGTTGGCGAGAAAATCTTAAACGAGCGCGCTCGCGATTGA